A genomic region of Gossypium hirsutum isolate 1008001.06 chromosome D01, Gossypium_hirsutum_v2.1, whole genome shotgun sequence contains the following coding sequences:
- the LOC107917724 gene encoding B3 domain-containing protein Os07g0563300, whose amino-acid sequence MAAPTVFIGTCFHCQSQSDVFFSGWQLRDGSFALLCHPCGSAFVEGRFCETFHPEASGWRECDSCNKGIHCGCIMAAHSYAILDFGGVKCLECCLNEALALHRNSPTFSNPEEMQASDSHPKASDDTEETVTGVDPIASPDSVALNASPDKIGTPTPGAVPAAETEGESSVNSPAGTKKSRKKKGRKNRKDASKQHQIQARYSPKTSPEELREICRQAKSSLIPLFEKKLTASDVDTRNGRLVLPKRCAEAYFPKISGQQGIFLTVQDTKGNDWEVFYRYWSNTNGKMYVLEGLKDYMIMMEWEAGDTVTFYKREEDEKLFMGFKKYQAPESAQKSST is encoded by the exons ATGGCTGCTCCTACAGTTTTTATCGGAACTTGTTTCCATTGTCAATCTCAATCTGATGTCTTCTTCTCGGGTTGGCAGCTTCGTGACGGCAGTTTCGCCTTGCTCTGCCACCCCTGTGG TTCTGCTTTTGTCGAAGGAAGGTTCTGTGAAACTTTTCATCCTGAAGCCTCTGGTTGGAGAGAATGTGATTCTTGTAACAAG GGAATTCATTGCGGATGTATCATGGCTGCTCATTCATATGCAATATTGGACTTTGGTGGTGTGAAATGTTTGGAGTGTTGCTTGAATGAAGCTCTC GCGCTGCACAGAAACTCACCAACCTTCTCGAACCCCGAGGAGATGCAGGCATCGGACTCTCATCCAAAGGCATCGGATGACACAGAGGAAACCGTGACTG GGGTTGATCCAATTGCATCACCTGATTCTGTTGCACTCAATGCCTCACCTGATAAGATAGGCACTCCTACTCCCGGAGCAGTTCCTGCAGCAGAAACTGAAGGAGAGTCCTCCGTGAATTCACCTGCTGGAACCAAAAAGTCCCGTAAGAAGAAGGGTCGCAAGAATCGGAAAGATGCCTCTAAACAACATCAAATCCAAGCGAGGTACTCGCCAAAGACCAGCCCAGAGGAGCTTAGGGAAATATGCAGACA GGCCAAATCAAGTCTTATCCCTTTGTTTGAGAAAAAATTGACTGCTAGTGATGTGGACACCAGGAATGGGCGCCTTGTGTTACCAAAGAGATGTGCAGAG GCTTATTTCCCAAAGATTTCGGGGCAACAAGGAATCTTCCTCACTGTGCAAGATACAAAAGGAAATGACTGGGAAGTTTTCTACCGTTATTGGTCAAATACTAATGGAAAGATGTATGTCCTTGAAGGCCTTAAGGATTACATGATCATGATGGAATGGGAAGCAGGTGATACAG TTACATTTTATAAGAGAGAGGAAGATGAAAAGCTGTTCATGGGATTCAAAAAATATCAGGCTCCCGAATCTGCTCAGAAG AGCTCAACTTGA